One Streptomyces showdoensis genomic region harbors:
- a CDS encoding helix-turn-helix domain-containing protein, whose product MAERVVPENRRQRRRPTKQGTVLSERIIIETALRLIAQHGAEALSVRRLGAALGADPSAVYRYFRNTDDLLLALADELIGVAQAGWRATGDWRADLQDIALRIHAAYLANPQAAALAAHRTTGREYETRAVEAILSVLRGAGFPDAEAVRIYHAFVDQALAFAALDAAAMALPEPAREADEQVWHAAYGKLSAATHPHVAATYPLLAADMRDSGHPFALELMLDAVGARLAAHRKG is encoded by the coding sequence ATGGCCGAACGAGTGGTGCCGGAGAACCGGCGACAGCGCAGGCGCCCGACCAAGCAGGGCACCGTCCTTTCCGAGCGGATCATCATCGAGACGGCGCTGCGGCTCATCGCCCAGCACGGCGCGGAGGCGCTGTCGGTACGGCGGCTGGGCGCCGCCCTGGGCGCCGACCCGAGCGCGGTCTACCGCTACTTCCGCAACACCGACGACCTGCTCCTGGCCCTGGCCGACGAGCTGATCGGGGTGGCGCAGGCGGGCTGGCGGGCCACCGGCGACTGGCGGGCGGACCTGCAGGACATCGCCCTGCGCATCCACGCCGCCTATCTGGCGAACCCCCAGGCCGCGGCGCTCGCCGCGCACCGCACGACGGGGCGCGAGTACGAGACCCGGGCGGTGGAGGCGATCCTCTCGGTGCTGCGGGGGGCGGGGTTCCCGGACGCGGAGGCGGTGCGGATCTACCACGCGTTCGTGGACCAGGCGCTCGCCTTCGCGGCCCTGGACGCGGCCGCCATGGCCCTGCCGGAGCCCGCCCGGGAGGCCGACGAGCAGGTCTGGCACGCGGCGTACGGGAAGCTCTCGGCCGCCACCCACCCGCATGTCGCCGCGACGTATCCGCTGCTCGCGGCGGACATGCGGGACAGCGGGCACCCGTTCGCGCTGGAGCTGATGCTGGACGCGGTCGGGGCGCGGCTCGCCGCGCACCGCAAGGGGTAG
- a CDS encoding ABC transporter permease, producing MLRYFLGRLAGLLGVLLVTSFVVFASVHLAPGDPVSFLLHGRPATAETVAALRAEYHLDDPLLVQYAKWLGGALHGDFGRSAQYHQDVSALLGSRLTGTVLLVGYSAVLVAVGGVAAGVLAALRPGLLDRLVLVATGIATATPSFVSAIALVSLFSVNLGWFPGPGGTPEGLGERLYYLTLPAFALATTFAGLLARVTRSAMLDELGREHVDVSRARGVAGRTVVRRHVLRNSLGPVVTVGGTMLAGLLVTTSVVETAFDVPGLGSLLVQSVSAKDFAVVQAVTLLSVAAFVLVNLVVDLCAPLIDPRLTLHGEGTS from the coding sequence ATGCTCCGCTACTTCCTCGGCCGGCTCGCCGGACTCCTCGGCGTCCTGCTCGTCACCTCCTTCGTGGTCTTCGCCAGCGTGCACCTCGCCCCCGGCGACCCGGTCTCCTTCCTGCTGCACGGCCGCCCCGCGACCGCCGAGACCGTGGCCGCGCTGCGGGCCGAGTACCACCTCGACGACCCGCTCCTCGTGCAGTACGCCAAGTGGCTCGGCGGCGCGCTCCACGGCGACTTCGGCCGCTCCGCCCAGTACCACCAGGACGTCTCGGCCCTGCTCGGCTCCCGCCTCACCGGCACCGTGCTGCTCGTCGGCTACTCCGCCGTCCTCGTCGCCGTCGGCGGCGTGGCGGCGGGCGTGCTGGCCGCCCTGCGCCCCGGCCTCCTGGACCGGCTCGTCCTCGTCGCCACCGGCATCGCCACCGCCACCCCCTCCTTCGTCAGCGCGATCGCGCTGGTCTCCCTCTTCTCCGTCAACCTCGGCTGGTTCCCCGGCCCCGGCGGCACCCCCGAAGGACTCGGCGAACGCCTCTACTACCTGACACTCCCGGCCTTCGCCCTCGCCACCACCTTCGCCGGACTCCTCGCCCGCGTCACCCGCTCGGCGATGCTCGACGAACTCGGCCGCGAACACGTGGACGTCTCCCGCGCCCGCGGCGTCGCCGGACGCACCGTGGTCCGACGGCACGTGCTGCGCAACAGCCTCGGCCCCGTGGTCACCGTCGGCGGCACCATGCTCGCCGGACTCCTCGTCACCACCTCCGTGGTCGAGACCGCCTTCGACGTCCCCGGCCTCGGCTCCCTCCTCGTGCAGTCCGTCAGCGCCAAGGACTTCGCCGTCGTCCAGGCCGTCACCCTGCTCAGCGTCGCGGCCTTCGTCCTCGTCAACCTGGTCGTCGACCTCTGCGCCCCGCTCATCGACCCCCGGCTCACCCTCCACGGGGAAGGCACCTCATGA
- a CDS encoding ABC transporter permease, translating to MTLTARPEAAGPADALQRRPGLRRLRALGQGPMFNTAVLLLAALVLVTALAPFLAPYDPEAMDLTSSLVGTSGDHLLGTDQSGRDILSRLMYGARTGLLGPLLVVAVSTLLGTVLGVVAGWRGGWADAFLSRSMDLVFAIPGLLLAIMLVAVVGSGMTAPVIAMAVAYTPYVGRLVRGIARQEKARPYIESYRVQGWSGWTICLRHLLPNITPTLLAQSAMNFGYALMDLAALSFLGFGVQPPTADWGAMINEGQSALQQGAMLPALAPSACIVLAVVAFGIVGEGIADRIAKRER from the coding sequence ATGACCCTCACCGCACGCCCCGAGGCGGCCGGCCCCGCGGACGCGCTCCAGCGCCGCCCCGGCCTGCGCCGCCTGCGGGCACTCGGCCAGGGCCCGATGTTCAACACGGCCGTGCTGCTCCTCGCCGCGCTCGTGCTCGTCACCGCCCTGGCCCCGTTCCTCGCCCCGTACGACCCCGAGGCGATGGACCTCACGTCGAGCCTCGTCGGCACCAGCGGCGACCACCTCCTCGGCACCGACCAGTCCGGCCGCGACATCCTGTCCCGGCTCATGTACGGCGCCCGCACCGGACTCCTCGGCCCGCTGCTCGTCGTCGCCGTCTCCACCCTCCTCGGCACCGTCCTCGGCGTCGTGGCCGGCTGGCGCGGCGGCTGGGCCGACGCCTTCCTCTCCCGGTCCATGGACCTGGTCTTCGCCATCCCCGGCCTGCTCCTCGCGATCATGCTGGTCGCGGTCGTCGGCTCCGGGATGACCGCACCCGTCATCGCCATGGCCGTCGCCTACACCCCGTACGTCGGACGCCTGGTCCGCGGCATCGCCCGCCAGGAGAAGGCCCGCCCGTACATCGAGTCCTACCGCGTGCAGGGCTGGTCCGGCTGGACCATCTGCCTGCGCCACCTGCTGCCCAACATCACGCCCACCCTGCTCGCCCAGTCGGCCATGAACTTCGGCTACGCGCTGATGGACCTGGCCGCCCTCTCCTTCCTCGGCTTCGGCGTCCAGCCCCCGACCGCCGACTGGGGCGCCATGATCAACGAGGGCCAGTCGGCGCTCCAGCAGGGCGCGATGCTGCCCGCGCTCGCGCCGTCCGCCTGCATCGTCCTCGCCGTCGTGGCGTTCGGCATCGTCGGCGAGGGCATCGCCGACCGGATCGCGAAGCGGGAGCGGTGA
- a CDS encoding amidohydrolase — protein sequence MSTADLVFTGGPVFTGDPARTRATSLAVVGERIIAVGHDEVRALIGPKTEVVDLAGKLLIPGFQDAHIHAVSGGMEMAECDLTGTTGVDDYLRIIGEFAAAHPDRPWITGGGWSMESFEGGLPSRRLLDGIVPDRPVLLVNRDHHGAWANSRALELAGITADTPDPADGRIEREADGTPSGVLQEGAVALVQRLLPPSTAADRLAGLLRAQALLHSLGITGWQDALLGSFSGMADPADAYLAAAHDGTLTARVSGALWWDRARGAEQIPDLVERRASSCHGRFRAGSVKIMQDGVAENFTAAMTSPYLDACGCATANTGLSFVDPEALRGYVTELDALDFQVHFHALGDRAVREALNAVEAAVEANGRRGNRHHLAHLQVVHPDDIARFARLGALANIQPLWAAHEPQMDELTIPFLGPERAAWQYPFGDLVRAGATLVAGSDWPVSSPDPLAGLHVAVNRAEPGATDGRVFLPEQRLDLPTALAAYTAGSAHVGGHDEAGSLRAGYLADLVVLDRDILTAPDAEIAEARVEQTFVGGTRVYAG from the coding sequence ATGAGCACGGCCGACCTGGTCTTCACCGGAGGCCCCGTCTTCACGGGCGACCCCGCCCGTACCCGGGCCACCTCCCTCGCCGTCGTCGGCGAGCGGATCATCGCCGTCGGCCACGACGAGGTCCGCGCCCTGATCGGTCCGAAGACCGAAGTCGTCGACCTGGCCGGCAAGCTGCTGATCCCGGGCTTCCAGGACGCCCACATCCACGCCGTCTCCGGTGGCATGGAGATGGCCGAGTGCGACCTCACCGGCACCACGGGCGTCGACGACTACCTGCGCATCATCGGTGAGTTCGCGGCCGCCCACCCCGACCGCCCCTGGATCACCGGCGGCGGCTGGTCCATGGAGAGCTTCGAGGGCGGGCTGCCCTCCCGGCGGCTGCTCGACGGGATCGTCCCCGACCGGCCGGTGCTCCTCGTCAACCGCGACCACCACGGCGCCTGGGCCAACTCCCGCGCCCTGGAGCTCGCCGGGATCACCGCCGACACGCCCGACCCGGCCGACGGCCGCATCGAGCGCGAGGCCGACGGGACCCCCAGCGGCGTCCTCCAGGAGGGCGCGGTCGCGCTCGTGCAGCGGCTGCTGCCGCCGAGCACCGCCGCCGACCGGCTCGCCGGACTGCTCCGTGCCCAGGCCCTGCTGCACTCGCTCGGCATCACCGGCTGGCAGGACGCCCTCCTCGGCTCCTTCAGCGGGATGGCGGACCCGGCCGACGCCTACCTCGCCGCCGCCCACGACGGCACCCTCACCGCACGGGTCAGCGGCGCGCTGTGGTGGGACCGGGCCCGCGGCGCCGAGCAGATCCCCGACCTCGTCGAGCGCCGCGCGAGCTCCTGCCACGGGCGCTTCCGGGCCGGCTCGGTGAAGATCATGCAGGACGGCGTCGCCGAGAACTTCACCGCGGCCATGACCAGCCCCTACCTCGACGCCTGCGGCTGCGCGACGGCGAACACCGGGCTGAGCTTCGTCGACCCCGAGGCGCTGCGCGGTTACGTCACCGAGCTCGACGCCCTCGACTTCCAGGTCCACTTCCACGCGCTCGGCGACCGTGCCGTCCGCGAGGCCCTGAACGCGGTCGAGGCCGCGGTCGAGGCCAACGGCCGGCGCGGCAACCGGCACCACCTGGCCCACCTCCAGGTCGTGCACCCCGACGACATCGCCCGCTTCGCCCGCCTCGGCGCGCTCGCCAACATCCAGCCCCTGTGGGCCGCGCACGAGCCGCAGATGGACGAGCTGACGATTCCGTTCCTCGGCCCCGAACGCGCCGCCTGGCAGTATCCGTTCGGCGACCTGGTCCGGGCCGGCGCGACCCTGGTCGCGGGCAGCGACTGGCCGGTCAGCAGCCCCGACCCGCTGGCCGGCCTGCACGTGGCCGTCAACCGGGCCGAGCCCGGCGCCACCGACGGCCGGGTCTTCCTGCCCGAGCAGCGCCTCGACCTCCCCACCGCCCTCGCCGCCTACACGGCCGGCTCCGCGCACGTCGGCGGCCACGACGAGGCCGGCAGCCTGCGCGCCGGGTACCTCGCGGACCTCGTCGTCCTGGACCGCGACATCCTGACCGCGCCGGACGCGGAGATCGCCGAGGCCCGCGTGGAGCAGACCTTCGTCGGCGGCACCCGCGTGTACGCGGGCTAG
- a CDS encoding ABC transporter substrate-binding protein: MRTPRLLAALVCTAALATVTGCSGATQPGAGSAAYTVTPTSPAAKGRLSSLTWSLYAEPYTLDYAQAFDYPPNTVLANVCEQLLRVTPELRIEPGLAVKWENPDPLVWIYTLRPGVTFHDGSTMTADDVVASLKRQMDPATGSPWGSAFKNVKAVEKTGPLQVTLRLTKPDVLLNELMAASPGTIESAAFLAKAGKEYGVPGGKVNCTGPYALDTWQQGESITLKKHPGYWDKKLTPKTDTVRFTFVEDPSARTNTFLSGTADGGYMVPSSSLAQLRATNKGKLYFGPNTAAANLAVLDFQGTLGDLKVRQALSMALDRKNIIKAAAGGVGTPAKAPTARGAWSLLPERTEGYFKDLPEPVYDVAAAKELVDQAGATGKKVTLATSTLAPEISVVANAVQAAGRQIGLDVQLKSVSPEAYSSIFVDKNARKGLDLVITNGYDNTPDPLEFYQYFRTGDFGNYGNWSDPGYDAAFDRANTAVDPGARADLTAELQKIVVRELPTIPLYEAPYTVFLGSRVTGAPTGIAQLYYPWAATIGAAH, from the coding sequence TTGCGCACGCCCAGACTCCTCGCAGCCCTCGTCTGTACCGCGGCCCTCGCCACGGTGACCGGCTGCTCCGGCGCCACCCAGCCGGGCGCCGGCTCCGCCGCGTACACCGTCACGCCGACCTCCCCCGCGGCGAAGGGCCGGCTGTCCTCCCTCACCTGGTCGCTGTACGCCGAGCCGTACACCCTCGACTACGCCCAGGCCTTCGACTACCCGCCGAACACCGTCCTCGCCAACGTCTGCGAGCAGCTCCTGCGGGTCACCCCCGAGCTCAGGATCGAGCCCGGCCTCGCCGTGAAGTGGGAGAACCCCGACCCGCTGGTGTGGATCTACACCCTGCGCCCCGGCGTGACGTTCCACGACGGCAGCACCATGACCGCCGACGACGTCGTCGCCTCCCTCAAGCGCCAGATGGACCCGGCCACCGGCTCCCCCTGGGGCTCCGCCTTCAAGAACGTCAAGGCGGTCGAGAAGACCGGCCCCCTCCAGGTCACCCTCCGGCTCACCAAGCCCGACGTCCTCCTCAACGAGCTCATGGCCGCCTCCCCCGGCACCATCGAGAGCGCCGCCTTCCTCGCCAAGGCCGGCAAGGAGTACGGCGTCCCCGGCGGCAAGGTCAACTGCACCGGCCCCTACGCCCTGGACACGTGGCAGCAGGGCGAGTCCATCACCCTCAAGAAGCACCCCGGGTACTGGGACAAGAAGCTCACGCCCAAGACCGACACGGTCCGCTTCACCTTCGTCGAGGACCCCTCCGCCCGGACCAACACCTTCCTGTCCGGCACCGCCGACGGCGGCTACATGGTCCCCTCCTCCTCGCTCGCCCAGCTCCGCGCGACGAACAAGGGCAAGCTGTACTTCGGCCCCAACACCGCCGCCGCCAACCTCGCCGTCCTCGACTTCCAGGGCACCCTCGGCGACCTCAAGGTCCGCCAGGCCCTGTCCATGGCGCTCGACCGGAAGAACATCATCAAGGCCGCCGCCGGCGGCGTCGGCACCCCCGCCAAGGCCCCCACCGCGCGCGGCGCCTGGTCGCTCCTCCCCGAGCGCACCGAGGGCTACTTCAAGGACCTGCCCGAGCCCGTCTACGACGTCGCCGCCGCCAAGGAGCTCGTCGACCAGGCCGGCGCCACCGGCAAGAAGGTCACCCTGGCGACCAGCACCCTCGCCCCCGAGATCAGCGTCGTCGCCAACGCCGTCCAGGCCGCCGGCCGCCAGATCGGCCTCGACGTCCAGCTCAAGTCCGTCTCGCCCGAGGCGTACAGCAGCATCTTCGTCGACAAGAACGCCCGCAAGGGCCTCGACCTGGTCATCACCAACGGCTACGACAACACCCCGGACCCGCTGGAGTTCTACCAGTACTTCCGCACCGGCGACTTCGGCAACTACGGCAACTGGTCCGACCCCGGCTACGACGCCGCCTTCGACCGCGCCAACACCGCCGTCGACCCCGGCGCCCGCGCCGACCTCACCGCCGAACTCCAGAAGATCGTGGTCCGCGAGCTGCCCACCATCCCGCTCTACGAGGCCCCCTACACCGTCTTCCTCGGCAGCCGCGTCACCGGCGCCCCCACCGGCATCGCCCAGCTCTACTACCCCTGGGCCGCGACGATCGGCGCCGCGCACTGA
- a CDS encoding LacI family DNA-binding transcriptional regulator, with the protein MTTSEQLGGHAGDGPGGPGARASGPRVRLVDVAREAGLSKTTVSAALNGTGRLSPAVRERARETARRMGYRPNATARQLRAGRARLIGYVVGEFAGEPWTYLDSPYFARLTSATAAAALRHGYALVMLPAGTLQREWADLPLEAVIVADPVEDDPLVEDFLAARIPVFSDASVADRPGAHWVDVDTEAAVRDSLDHLRERGARRTALVLPDSTTRFHRQVHAAYRAWCARRGAEELVTLVPAPGNGPVVRSVEEALGAEPRPDGLFVVAEASPPLVLDAARRRGLSVPGDLRVVCVSEDSSAAHADPPVTTLSLRPVEVAEAGVSLLVSALEDGGSTPPGVLLSARLRVRASS; encoded by the coding sequence GTGACCACATCTGAACAGCTCGGAGGGCATGCCGGGGACGGGCCCGGCGGACCCGGCGCGCGGGCCTCCGGACCACGGGTCCGGCTCGTCGACGTGGCCCGTGAGGCCGGGCTCTCGAAGACGACCGTCTCCGCCGCGCTCAACGGCACCGGACGCCTCTCCCCCGCGGTGCGGGAGAGGGCGCGCGAGACCGCGCGGCGGATGGGCTACCGGCCCAACGCCACCGCCCGGCAGCTGCGCGCCGGGCGGGCCCGGCTGATCGGCTACGTCGTGGGCGAGTTCGCCGGCGAGCCCTGGACCTACCTGGACTCCCCGTACTTCGCCCGGCTGACGAGCGCGACCGCGGCCGCCGCCCTGAGGCACGGCTACGCGCTGGTGATGCTGCCCGCCGGGACGCTGCAGCGGGAGTGGGCCGACCTGCCCCTGGAGGCGGTGATCGTCGCCGATCCCGTCGAGGACGATCCCCTGGTCGAGGACTTCCTCGCCGCGCGCATCCCGGTCTTCAGCGACGCGTCGGTCGCGGACCGGCCGGGCGCGCACTGGGTCGACGTGGACACGGAGGCCGCGGTACGGGACTCCCTGGACCACCTGCGCGAGCGGGGGGCGCGGCGGACCGCGCTCGTCCTCCCGGACAGCACGACCCGCTTCCACCGGCAGGTCCACGCCGCCTACCGCGCCTGGTGCGCGCGGCGCGGCGCCGAGGAGCTGGTCACCCTGGTCCCGGCCCCCGGGAACGGGCCGGTGGTCCGCTCGGTCGAGGAGGCCCTGGGCGCCGAGCCCCGGCCCGACGGGCTGTTCGTGGTGGCGGAGGCGAGCCCGCCGCTGGTCCTGGACGCGGCGCGGCGGCGCGGCCTCTCCGTGCCCGGGGACCTGCGGGTGGTGTGCGTCAGCGAGGACAGCTCCGCCGCCCACGCCGACCCGCCGGTCACCACGCTGAGCCTGCGGCCGGTCGAGGTCGCCGAGGCGGGCGTGTCGCTGCTCGTCTCCGCCCTGGAGGACGGAGGCAGCACCCCCCCGGGTGTGCTGCTCTCCGCCCGGCTCAGGGTGCGGGCCTCGTCGTGA